CGCATCGCGAAGTCACGCACAAACTCTGCTTCGTTGCGTGCGGCCAGCCCGTTCGCCAGGTCGCGGGCAGTGGCGCGGATTGCCGGCGTAAGTTCGTCCAGGATTCGATGGCCGAAAAGCTCCACGACACTGATCCGATACTTACCGTGCTCGGGAGGATCCATATGGTGCGGAATCGACGGCACCGTGCGATCAACACGAGGCACCCGAATATTCCGGCAGGAGAACAGCTCCCAGTTGCGCAGAATGTCGATGACAGTCTCACGCTTCGCAGCACACCAATGACCACCGAGTTCCGGCGAGTAGAAAAACCCTGGACCGGCCCCCAGGTCGTGCAACACCGTCCACGGATTGACGACCATCGCTTCGCCAGTCCGATAGTTAAAGGACGCCACCCGGTCCGCCGGAACATCGTTCAACCTTTCATGCACTGGGCAACCCATTTTCGCTCCTGTTCAGTCGTCTCCCAAGGATTCAACCTTTCTCCTTGGCGCCAATTTTCATAATGGGACTGTTGTACCATTTAGAAAAAGCACGTGTCAAGCACCGAACGAGGTTAAAAGGTCATTGCCATTGATTTGTTCGTGATCGGACAACAGCATCGTCTCTCTGGTTTTTCGGGGACCGTTGTCCTGCGACGAACCTGTTTCGTTCTCTTCACCATGAAATCGACACTCCCGCACTTTTATGGTACTTTAGTCCCACAAAGGAACGAGCATCAGCAAGGCGAGTCTTATCCAAGAGTCGCTTACGTCGATGAGGGCCTGGCTCGCCAGCTTTACGAAGAACCAAGAGGCGGCCAACTGCAAGCTCCTGTGGTCCCGCTCGCCGTTGCTTGAGGTAACGCCGGCTTCCAACTCTGGAGGCCGGTTCCTGATAAGACAACAAAGACAACTGACATCGTTGTCGAAGGAGACGCAAGAAATGGGTACCAAACCGACTGGGAAGGATCGGACAGATCGACGCTATCGCGATAGACGAGTCTCTACGGGTGCTACGCGTTCTCGCCTGTCGCCCCGCTTGTCTATCTGGCAAACCGGCAACGCCGGACGTCAGAGGGAGCGCTTGTCATGAAAGCTCAACTGTCCCTTCGCGAGATGCTGGCTTCGCCGCAGCTTACTCTGGCGCCACTTGTATTCAACGCGATGTCTGCCCTTCTGGCGCAACGCGCTGGTTTTGGAGCGGCTTACGTCGGCGGTGCAGCGCTTGGCTACTTTCGGGGCGCAACGGAAGCTGCCTTGGGGCAGCACGATTTCGTCGAGGTCGGGCTAGAGATCCGTATCGCGAGCAAAATCCCGCTGATCATGGATGGTGGTTGTGGTTGGGGTGACCCGGTTCACATGCGGCGTGTTGTTCGTATGGCCGAAGCAGCTGGATACAACGCAATCGAAATCGAAGATCAAGTGGTTCCGAAGCGCGTCCATCATCACATCGGAGTGGAGCATCTGGTACCGATGGAAGTGATGTCCGCAAAGATCGCCGAGGCTGCGCGCATGCGTACCAACCCTGATTTTCTGATCATTGCTCGCACGAATGCGGTCCGCACCGACATGGATGACGCGCTCCGACGTTGCGACGCATACGCTCGCGCAGGTGCCGATGTTCTTTTCCCGCTTGCCAGTCAGCCCGACGAGCTTCGCACGCTTGGAACGCGCACCTCTCTGCCCCTGATGCTTATGGTTCATCCGCATCAGAGCTTCGAGCAGATGGGGCTTACTCACAATGAATTGGTTGAGCTCAACTACCGCCTTCTTGTCGATGGCATCACTCCATTCGCCGACCTGTATCACGCGCTCGTCGAGAGCTACGAACGATTGCAGTTTTCGATTCCGAATGCGGCGGCCGTCACGTCCGCAATGAACTCCGCGAATGAATTGGTAGATCTCAGCGACATGCTCGACGTAGAACGTCGAACAACCGAATCGGGCTCCGTTCAATATTGACGGCCCTCACCTCATCTTCCTCACCGGGCTATTGCAATGACCCTTCAATCGAAAACCCTGTTCATCACCGGCGCAAGTCGTGGTATCGGCCTTGCGATTGCACTGCGGGCGGCGCGAGACGGCGCCAATATCGTCATCGCAGCTAAAACCGCCGAGTCGCATCCGAACCTGCCGGGAACGATTTACACCGCCGCAGAGGATATTGAGCGCGCGGGCGGGACGGCGCTCCCACTCGTGGTCGACGTTCGCGACGAAGCAAGCGTTGCCCGAGCCATCGACGAGGCGGCACAGCGTTTCGGGGGTATCGATATATTGGTGAACAACGCGAGCGCCCTGTCGCTCACCGACACGCCGTCGACCGATATGAAGCGATACGATCTGATGCAGCAGATCAACGTCCGCGGCACTTACCTCTGTACCCGCACGGCACTGCCCCATCTTCGCCACGCAGCGAATCCGCATGTGCTGAACCTGGCCCCGCCGCTTGACCTCGACCCAAAGTGGTTCGGGCCACATGTTGCCTACAGTATTGCCAAGTTCGGTATGAGTCTTTGCACGTTGGGGCAGGCACGCGAGTTTAAGTCACTTGGCATCGCCGTCAACTCCCTCTGGCCCGTTACTACCATCGACACAGCCGCGGTTCGCAACAAGCTCGGCGATATGGCCGACTCCAGCCGGAGCCCGGAGATCATGGCGGATGCGGCATACGCGATTCTTACGAAGCGGGCAGCGGAAGTGACGGGGAACTTCTTCCTGGACGAGGAAGTGCTGCGGGACGAGGGCATCACGGACTTCTCATCCTATTCGAAGCGTCCGCTAGCGCCATTGACCGCAGACTACTTCGTTAGCGATCGGATTCTTGATAGCTTGCCAACGGAATTGATCCGCTTACCTCAATGACGCATTGCGGTTCGCCGGCCGATATCAGTTCCCAACAAGGCGAACCAAACCAGGTTGTCGCGTCAGGTATGCCTCACCAAGGTCCGTCGTCGCGACATTCGTGCTCCGATGCCCTGGTGAGGCTTGTACGATAGTTTGCTGCGGTGTGTCCTATTGCGGGCGCAGGAGCGTCTCCGCGAGAAGCCGGCTGCCGGGATCAAACTGGCCGTGGTAGAACTGTTTCACGTAGGCATTCCCTTTCTAGAATTCCAGGGCGTGCCACTTCTCTCGACGATCCGCTTCGAACTGGTGATCTGCGGCCGCCAGGTAACCGCCGTCCACCAGCAGATCGACACCCGTCATTAAACTTGCAGCCGGCGAAGTGACGAATCGAACAACCTCGGCAATGTCGGAAGCAGATCCCAGCCGTCCAAGTGGCGAATCGTTCCCGCTATGATCAAGGTTTTCCTGCCTGCGCGCTCCCATCGCAGTGTCGCCGAGTACACCCGGCGACACTGAAAGCAGTCGACCCTGCCGTTGGCCCCATGCAAAAGCCCGACGCTGCACTTGCAGAATGGTGCCTCGTTTGGAGGTCGCATACGCGAGGCGATGTTTCGGCGTACTGGGGGCTTCGGCTTCGATGAGGCGCGCCAGTTCGGCCGGCCCCTGTTCGGGTTCCAGCAATAGAGAATCGAACCGATGCCCAAGGGTTCTATGCCCCGCCATCGAAGCCACACAAACGCCCACGACTCCAGGATGCACCAGGGGCTCGAAGGCTTCCAGTATGTTGATCGTTCCGTAGAGATTCACTGCGTAAATGATCTCGGGAGGCGTCGGTGGAGCGACACCAGCGGCATGAACGAGTACCGAGAATCCGCCCATATCATGTGCGGCCTCCGCCAGAGCTTTCGCGTCCGCGTGGCGGGTAATGTCCGCAGGCATCGCAACGGCATTGACTCCCTCGGCCTGAAGCGTACTGACTGCCGAATCGACTGCTTCGGGGCGAAGATCTGTGATGAGAACGCGATAGTCGCGAAACCGCCGGGCACATGCAAGCCCTATATGACCCGCGCCACCCGTGATGACCGCCAATGGCGGCATACTCTTATGATCTGTCATGGTTCAATCTCGTCGACTATGTTGACCAACAGTTTAGTTAAACGTTTTGAAATGCGGCGACTTAGCCGTCACGCTAAGCGCAATCGACGACACGCCGGGTGACCACCTCATCAACGTCAAACATGCGAGTCGTTCCCCCGATCAGAAAGCGTCTCGAGTCTTCTCGCAGGCGACGTCCTTCTTCGCCGTTGCGCATCCGGTTCAAGAACGCTTCGAGCTCCGACGCGGTATCGAAGCAGAGTTCGGTAACGACATCGAAGTCAGGAAGAACCTCGGAACTGGGAATGTATGCCCTCGCGACGCTCAGGTAGTTGCGGCGATAGTCCTTGATCATTGGCATCATCTGCATGACAAGCGGGACGTGCTCTTCTTCATACATCCGGCGTGCTTCCACGAAGGAAACATCATTTCGGATCTTCATAAGTGCGACCAGCTTCCTCATGGGTTCTCCTGGCTACATACGACGGATTTCCGCGCGTGGGCTGGCCACATGGCAGAGCGCACGCCTTGACTTTGGAACCTGAAACTACCGAAAGGCTAAATTCAGTTGCATCCGTCAGCGATCGCCTCTCGCGAGTGCATCATGAGGCGCCTCGCATCTGGTGGGAAAACTCGCCATGCGCCGTCCTCATGCCTGAAAAAGAGTATCGAGACCGGGCTGCCTGGGGAGCGGGTCTCAACTCGCACAAATCGACTCTGACTGATGCGAGTACGCTGAAATCTGGTCACGCGTACCGGTGTGGCCGCAAACCACTTCTCAACTACCACACGCAAAGAAAATCCCGCGCTGTTCATTTGCACCTCCTTCCAAGCTTCCGACTTAGCCAACGTCGAGTGTCATCGCGACGAAGACATCAAAGCCCTACAGCCTCACTCAGCCGAACGACCGTCGAATCGGTCATTGGTGGCGGCAAGAGGACGCCCTACTCCTCGTCCCGTATCCGGGAAAGGTCGTTTCCCAATGTCCGCTCCGTCAACCCTGGCCGCAGCGAGACCCTCAGCCTGATCGAGCGCCCTGCCGTAAGACCGCAGGCCAATCAAAAGAAGGACACTGCCAGCGACAGCCGCACACGGGAGCACAGTGGCAAGCGAGTAACCGACGAGTCGGTGATTGTGAAATACGTGTTCAGTGATAAATCCCACCGTAACCGGCCCCATTCCTTGTCCAACCATGTTCGACAAGAAGATGTAGCCTGCCGCGAGACGCCCTCGAAGCTCGTTCGGTGCGATTAGCTGAAGGGACGTAGCCGCATTCGGGACTGTCGATGACGTGCAAAAATAGGTTAGCGTCAGGAAAAGCAGGCAGATTTGTGGAGTCGAAGCGAGAAAGGCACACAGCGCAAGTGGTGCCGCGATTAGCATAGCCACAACACTCATGCGAACGTTGATGTCGTGCCTGCCACGAGTGTAAAAGCGATCGGCGATGGCGCCCGAAGCGAGCATCGCGCAGATACCCGCGCCGCCAAGCAGAATGCCCAAAGCCGGGCCAATTTCACCGATATGCCATCCGAACCGCCGCTCAAGGAATGCAGGGGCCCAGGACAGAATGGTATAGCCGAGGAGATTGTTGAGCGCAAAGCCTACGAAGACACAAATCAGCGCGCCGCTCTGACTGCGCACATAGCTCACAACGGGCGCAAAAACGGCCTGACTGCTCGCAGCGCCCTCCCCCTGTCGCTGACGAACGGGCTCCCGGATAGTGAAGAGTAGCCAACACAGAGCAACCCCGGGAGCGCCAGCGATCAGAAACGCAAGCTGCCATGGCCGGAATTCGCCGAGAAGTGGCAACTGCAGTTTCTCTGCGACGCTGAGCCAGTGAATCAGCGTGCCTCCAAGGCCATACGAAACGGCGACGCCGATGTTTGCTCCAATAACAAAGACTCCAAGAGCCATAGACAGCTGTCGCCGTGGGAAGAGGTCGCTCAGCATCGAGTGCGCGCCTGGAGACAGCGCGGCTTCCCCTACGCCCACTCCGACGCGGCTGGCAAACAGACCGGCGAACGTGGTAACAAAGCCCGCGCCTGAGCAACTCAAAGACCACACTGCGAGCCCCAGGAAAATCACGATCCGCCTGGAGAATCGATCCACCGCCCAACCCAACGGTATCGCCGCAAGCGTATACATGACCACGAAGGCGAAACCCTCCAGCAGCCCGACCTGAACATCGCTCAGTCCCAGATCGCGTCGCAGTGGAGTGACCATCAACGCAATGATCTGCCGATCCATGAGAGACAAAACATACAGAAACAGCAGCACGAAAAGTGCATACCAGCTTCCGCGCATACTTCGTTTAACACCTTGATTAGTGACAGACGACATGAGACGTCCTTAGAATGGGAGTCCGCTATGTAGAAGGGGGACCTGGCCGATCTCTTCAACGCGGCGCCTCAAATTGGCATCACGTTTCTTTATGGTACTCAAATCCCATAATAGGTCAACTAGCGATGGGGTGCAAGCTTTGGCCGTGCTTCAGAGGGCTTCGATGATGGCGACATTCGCAATGCCGCCGCCTTCGCACATTGTCTGTAAGCCATATCGCTTGCCGCGCGCTCGCAGCGCGTGCACTAACGTTGCCGTGAGCTTGGCCCCGGAGGCACCGAGCGGATGCCCCAAGGCAATTCCGCCTCCGTTCACGTTGAGGCGATCTGGATCTGCACCAATGGCCTGTAGCCAGGCTAGCGGCACAGGTGCGAACGCCTCATTGACTTCGTAGAGATCAATCTGGTCGATCGAGAGGCCTGCACGTGCAAGTGCTCTTCGCGTGGCCGGAATCGGCTCTTCAAGCATGACAATCGGATCGCCCGCAGTAACCGTGAGATTGTGAATCCTGGCAAGAGGGATCAGGTTATGCGACTTCAATCCCTGCTCGTTGGCGACCAGAACACCAGCCGAGCCGTCGCAGATCTGACTCGCGTTTGCGGCGCTCAATACGCCTCCGTCCTGCAACAGCTTTACCGATCCAATCGACTCCTCCGTCGCGTCGAAACGAATGCCTTCGTCGACGATGTGTAACCCTCCATCGACCTCAAGCGGCACGATCTCGGATCGAAAGGCTCCCGCATTGGTTGCAGCAGCTGCGCGCCGATGACTCTTTAATGCATACAGGTCGAGTTGTTCGCGACTGAACCCATATTTCCCGGCGATCAACTGCGCTCCGGTGAACTGGCTAAAGCTATCGACCCCATAGCGCCTGCGGATGCGCTCACTCCAGGGACCACCGAGCCCCGCGTTCAATGCAAGACTTGTGGGCGCCCCCATCGGAACCCGACTCATACTCTCGACGCCAGCCGCAATCACGACGTCTTGTGTGCCCGACATGACCGCCTGCGCCGCGAAATGCAGCGCCTGCTGGGACGAGCCGCACTGCCGGTCGATGGAAACGGCCGGAACGCTATCCGGTAGCTTCGATGCCAACACGGCGTTACGCCCAATATGGAAACTCTGCTCGCCGACCTGGCTCACGCAGCCAAAGATGACGTCGTCTATCGCAGCGGGGTCGATTCCACAGCGATCGACCAGTGCATTCAACACTTCCCCTGCCATATCAGCCGGGTGCCAACCGGCAAGTTTGCCGGCGCGCCGACCGCCGGCAGTGCGGACCGCCTCAACGATGTATGCGTTCATACCGTGTCTCCCCGATGACGTAGACTGGCTCCGCGCTTTGAGACAAAGGCCTGGATGAGATCGCGAGTTTGCGATGTTCGGCTGAGTTCAGCGATCGCCCTCGCCTCGTCTTCCATCTGTGTCTCGAGACTTGACTCCAGACTCGATAGCAGCAGATTGCGTGTTGTTCCGATCGCAGCGGCGGTCGACTTTCCGAGTTGTGCTGATACCGCCGCAGTTTCTTCAACCAGCGCGTCGTCATCTACCGCACGTGTGACCAGACCTAAGTCGGCTGCATCCTCTGCTTCTAGTCGTTTGTTCGTCAAGATGATTTCCTGAGCCCGGCGCAGGCCGACAAGACGAGGGAGAAGCCAGGTTGCACCACCATCAGGGGAAAGCCCGATGCCCGAATAGGCAGGGGTAAAGTGAGCCGAGCGAACCGACAGCGCGACGTCCCCGAGAACAGCCAGGCTAAGGCCAGCACCTGCAGCAGGACCGTTGATGGCGGTGATCAATGGCTTGCGCATCCTTGCGAGCCTCGTTATGGCCATGTGCAAGTACGCTGTCAGTTCTTTCAGCAATGAGGACACTTCGTCACCGGCAGACACAAATTCGCCTACATCGCCTCCTGTACAAAAGAAGCGCCCCGCGCCGGTAAGCACGACGCAGCCTATCGAATCGTCCTCGTCACAATCAATTGAGGCCTTCATCAGCGCCTTCGCCAATGAGAGATCGATTGCATTCCCTACATCGGGCCGGTTCAGCGTCAACTTCGCAATGGATCCGTCGCGCTCGAAGAGCACGGTAGCTGGCGCGGTCATGAGCGCGCCCCTTGCGACTGTTCCCATGCCCGCTGTGCGACAAACGGCAGCGCTGAAACCAATTCCTTTGCGTGGGGCGATGCCGCCGAGCCGCGCTTCCAGCGCGCCTTGATGCCATGAAAAATGGCGGCAAGTCGAAACATGTTGAACGCGATGTAGAAGTTCAGATTTGCGATGCCGTCACGTCCCGTACGAGCGCAGTAGGCCGCTATGTATTCTTCTTCAGCTGGAATGTTCAGCTCTCTCAGGTTCGCGCCCTCTAGCCCTGCGATAATCAGCGGTGGCATACGGTACATCATCAGGTTGTACGCGAAGTCGGCTAGCGGATGACCTAAAGTCGACAGCTCCCAGTCCAGGACGGCCAACACACGGGGCTCCTTCGGATGGAAGATCATGTTGTCGACGCGGAAGTCCCCATGCACTATCGTGGTTTCGTCGCCAGCGGGGATATGGGCGGGCAGCCAATCCATCAACTTCTCGATATGCGGATCCCTGCCAGCCTCGACGTCATCCGAGTATTGTTGCGACCAGCGAGCAATCTGTCGCTCGAAGTAATTGCCGGGGCGCCCGAAATCGGCGAGACCCGCCGACTGGTAATCAACGCTGTGCAGTCTCGCTAACGTCTCGTTGATCGCATCGAAGTAGCGCGGCCGCTCGTCCCGGGACACATCCGGGAACGTCGCGTCCCACAGGACTCGTCCATGAACGTAGTCCATCACGTAAAACCAGGTGCCGATTACTGCATCGTCCATGCACATGCCATACAGATGAGGCACAGGAAAATTCACGCTCTCGAGCGCCTGCAACACTTTCGCCTCACGCTCCACAGCGTGCGCACCCTTCAAGAGATCTCCCGGTGGTTTGCGCCGAACCACATACGCCCTGTCGGGCGTGTTCACCTTGTAGGTAGGATTTGACTGCCCGCCCTTGAATTGCTCGACCGTTATAGGACCTCGAAATCCTCTAACGTTTTCGGTCATCCAGTGCGTCAGGTTGGCCGCGTCAAACCGATGCTCTCTGCGGACCTCAGACGTCCCGTTGAATGAAATAGCCGCACTCATCGGTCCGCCCTCTCAAGAGCATTCTTCTTGATTCTTTTGGCTAGCGACCATTTGTGGACTTCTGTGGGCCCGTCGTATACCCGAAATGCGCGTACCTCGCGGAACACTTTTTCGACCACCGTGTCGGCCGTCAAACCTGTTCCGCCCATTACCTGAACGCACCGGTCCGCAACACGGAATAGCGCCTCAGACACAGCGACTTTCGTCATCGAGGACTCGGCAATGCCTTTCGCGCCGCTATCCAGTATCGCCGCGCACCAGTCGATCATCAGCTCAGCTTGCTTTAAGTCAATCTGGTTCTCGGCGAGCATGAAGCCTACGCCCTCGTGGTCAATAAGCAGTTGACCAAACGCACGACGCTTGACTGCGTACTCGGTCGCAATCTCTTGAGCTCGAATACACGCCCCAAGCCAACGCATGCAGTGGGTGAGTCGAGCGGGTGCCAGACGAATCTGGGCATACTTGAATCCTTCACCACTTTCTCCAAGTATCTGGCTCTCCGGGACGCGAAGACCCTCGATGTGCACAACGGCGTGACCTCCAGGCATCGAATCGTCAAGCGTGTCGAGAACACGCTCGATGCGGATTGCCGGATCCGGCAATTCGACCAGGAACATCGTTGCGCCCTGCTCGGAGCGAGCCATGACGATGCCCACTCCTGCGCCGTCAGCCCCTGTGATGAACGCCTTTCGGCCATTGATTGACCAGTAATCGCCATCCCGCTGAGCGGTGGTCTGCATCATCGATGGATCGGAGCCGGCACCGTTGTCCTCGGCTGGCTCGGTCATGAAAAACGCGGACCGAACACGGCCCTCGATGAGCGGCTGCAGGAAGCGCTCCTTTTGAGCTTGCGATGCGACGCGTCCGAGAAGGTACATGTTCCCTTCGTCCGGAGCGGCGACATTGAGCGCGAGTGGCCCTAACGGCGACAATCCCGCTGCGCGCAACACCAGCGCGGTTTCCCCGTGGGACAGATGACCGCCGTCGGGAAGGACGTTGGGGGTCAGCAGCCCTTCCGCGCGCGCCATCTCCCGAAGCTGCTGAACAAGCTCATCGCTTGGACCATGCGGCCCCTGACGGCAATCACGCTCAAGGAGCGCCACACGTTCGCGGACGAAGACCTCGACACGCTCAGCGATCCGGCGGCCCCGGGCAAGGTTTGGAGTAGCTGAAAAGTCGCTCATCGCGGTGCCATCCGAATCGCGCCGTCCAGTCGAATCGTCTCGCCGTTTAGCATCGGATTGCGCACGATGCTTTCTACGAGTTGCGCATACTCCTGCGGTTGCCCCAAGCGGGCGGGAAACGGAACCTGGCTTCCCAGCGAATCCTGCGCCTCTTGAGGCAAGGCGGCCAGCATGGGCGTCCAGAACAATCCCGGAGCAATCGTCACGACTCTGATCGATAGCGATGCCAGATCTCTGGCCATCGGAAGCGTCATGGCAACCACACCGCCTTTCGAGGCTGCGTACGCAACCTGCCCGATCTGCCCTTCGTACGCAGCGACACTCGCCGTATTGATGATCACGCCGCGCTCTTCTGCGATCGGGTCGATTTCGCTGAGCCGCGCGGCGAACCTGGAACTCACGCTGAAGTTGCCAATCAGGTTGACTTCGATCGTGTCCCGGAATTGGCCCAGGCTATGCGGCGCCGCATCACCGCCCACCGTCTTCGCACCAAGTGCCACGCCGGCGCAGCCAACAAAAACCCGTGCCACGCCGTGAAACCGCTCCGCCTCGTCGAGTCCGGCAACAACGCTGTCTTCCTGCGAAATGTCGATTTTGACGAATCGCCCCCCAATTGCTTCAGCGTGTGCCCGGCCGGCTTCTTCGTTCAGATCGAAGATCGTTACCTTGGCGCCCAGCGTGGCCAGATGCCGTGCGGTGGCGCCTCCCAGACCGGAGGCTCCGCCCGTCACAATTACGGCGAGTCCCTCTATCTCCATGCTCATCTCCTCAAGTCACAGTCCCAAGGGCAGCCTTGGACAGCGTTAACAGTGCGTGCCAACCTTGCTGCCGCCTGCTCGCCGCACTTGGGCATTAATTACTATCGTGGGACTACAGTACCATATAAACAGGGAAGCGGTGC
This region of Paraburkholderia terrae genomic DNA includes:
- a CDS encoding MFS transporter, whose translation is MSSVTNQGVKRSMRGSWYALFVLLFLYVLSLMDRQIIALMVTPLRRDLGLSDVQVGLLEGFAFVVMYTLAAIPLGWAVDRFSRRIVIFLGLAVWSLSCSGAGFVTTFAGLFASRVGVGVGEAALSPGAHSMLSDLFPRRQLSMALGVFVIGANIGVAVSYGLGGTLIHWLSVAEKLQLPLLGEFRPWQLAFLIAGAPGVALCWLLFTIREPVRQRQGEGAASSQAVFAPVVSYVRSQSGALICVFVGFALNNLLGYTILSWAPAFLERRFGWHIGEIGPALGILLGGAGICAMLASGAIADRFYTRGRHDINVRMSVVAMLIAAPLALCAFLASTPQICLLFLTLTYFCTSSTVPNAATSLQLIAPNELRGRLAAGYIFLSNMVGQGMGPVTVGFITEHVFHNHRLVGYSLATVLPCAAVAGSVLLLIGLRSYGRALDQAEGLAAARVDGADIGKRPFPDTGRGVGRPLAATNDRFDGRSAE
- a CDS encoding enoyl-CoA hydratase/isomerase family protein, which gives rise to MTAPATVLFERDGSIAKLTLNRPDVGNAIDLSLAKALMKASIDCDEDDSIGCVVLTGAGRFFCTGGDVGEFVSAGDEVSSLLKELTAYLHMAITRLARMRKPLITAINGPAAGAGLSLAVLGDVALSVRSAHFTPAYSGIGLSPDGGATWLLPRLVGLRRAQEIILTNKRLEAEDAADLGLVTRAVDDDALVEETAAVSAQLGKSTAAAIGTTRNLLLSSLESSLETQMEDEARAIAELSRTSQTRDLIQAFVSKRGASLRHRGDTV
- a CDS encoding phosphotransferase family protein; the encoded protein is MSAAISFNGTSEVRREHRFDAANLTHWMTENVRGFRGPITVEQFKGGQSNPTYKVNTPDRAYVVRRKPPGDLLKGAHAVEREAKVLQALESVNFPVPHLYGMCMDDAVIGTWFYVMDYVHGRVLWDATFPDVSRDERPRYFDAINETLARLHSVDYQSAGLADFGRPGNYFERQIARWSQQYSDDVEAGRDPHIEKLMDWLPAHIPAGDETTIVHGDFRVDNMIFHPKEPRVLAVLDWELSTLGHPLADFAYNLMMYRMPPLIIAGLEGANLRELNIPAEEEYIAAYCARTGRDGIANLNFYIAFNMFRLAAIFHGIKARWKRGSAASPHAKELVSALPFVAQRAWEQSQGARS
- a CDS encoding acetyl-CoA C-acetyltransferase gives rise to the protein MNAYIVEAVRTAGGRRAGKLAGWHPADMAGEVLNALVDRCGIDPAAIDDVIFGCVSQVGEQSFHIGRNAVLASKLPDSVPAVSIDRQCGSSQQALHFAAQAVMSGTQDVVIAAGVESMSRVPMGAPTSLALNAGLGGPWSERIRRRYGVDSFSQFTGAQLIAGKYGFSREQLDLYALKSHRRAAAATNAGAFRSEIVPLEVDGGLHIVDEGIRFDATEESIGSVKLLQDGGVLSAANASQICDGSAGVLVANEQGLKSHNLIPLARIHNLTVTAGDPIVMLEEPIPATRRALARAGLSIDQIDLYEVNEAFAPVPLAWLQAIGADPDRLNVNGGGIALGHPLGASGAKLTATLVHALRARGKRYGLQTMCEGGGIANVAIIEAL
- a CDS encoding SDR family oxidoreductase codes for the protein MTDHKSMPPLAVITGGAGHIGLACARRFRDYRVLITDLRPEAVDSAVSTLQAEGVNAVAMPADITRHADAKALAEAAHDMGGFSVLVHAAGVAPPTPPEIIYAVNLYGTINILEAFEPLVHPGVVGVCVASMAGHRTLGHRFDSLLLEPEQGPAELARLIEAEAPSTPKHRLAYATSKRGTILQVQRRAFAWGQRQGRLLSVSPGVLGDTAMGARRQENLDHSGNDSPLGRLGSASDIAEVVRFVTSPAASLMTGVDLLVDGGYLAAADHQFEADRREKWHALEF
- a CDS encoding SDR family oxidoreductase; the protein is MTLQSKTLFITGASRGIGLAIALRAARDGANIVIAAKTAESHPNLPGTIYTAAEDIERAGGTALPLVVDVRDEASVARAIDEAAQRFGGIDILVNNASALSLTDTPSTDMKRYDLMQQINVRGTYLCTRTALPHLRHAANPHVLNLAPPLDLDPKWFGPHVAYSIAKFGMSLCTLGQAREFKSLGIAVNSLWPVTTIDTAAVRNKLGDMADSSRSPEIMADAAYAILTKRAAEVTGNFFLDEEVLRDEGITDFSSYSKRPLAPLTADYFVSDRILDSLPTELIRLPQ
- a CDS encoding EthD domain-containing protein — protein: MRKLVALMKIRNDVSFVEARRMYEEEHVPLVMQMMPMIKDYRRNYLSVARAYIPSSEVLPDFDVVTELCFDTASELEAFLNRMRNGEEGRRLREDSRRFLIGGTTRMFDVDEVVTRRVVDCA
- a CDS encoding acyl-CoA dehydrogenase family protein, producing the protein MSDFSATPNLARGRRIAERVEVFVRERVALLERDCRQGPHGPSDELVQQLREMARAEGLLTPNVLPDGGHLSHGETALVLRAAGLSPLGPLALNVAAPDEGNMYLLGRVASQAQKERFLQPLIEGRVRSAFFMTEPAEDNGAGSDPSMMQTTAQRDGDYWSINGRKAFITGADGAGVGIVMARSEQGATMFLVELPDPAIRIERVLDTLDDSMPGGHAVVHIEGLRVPESQILGESGEGFKYAQIRLAPARLTHCMRWLGACIRAQEIATEYAVKRRAFGQLLIDHEGVGFMLAENQIDLKQAELMIDWCAAILDSGAKGIAESSMTKVAVSEALFRVADRCVQVMGGTGLTADTVVEKVFREVRAFRVYDGPTEVHKWSLAKRIKKNALERADR
- a CDS encoding SDR family NAD(P)-dependent oxidoreductase, whose product is MEIEGLAVIVTGGASGLGGATARHLATLGAKVTIFDLNEEAGRAHAEAIGGRFVKIDISQEDSVVAGLDEAERFHGVARVFVGCAGVALGAKTVGGDAAPHSLGQFRDTIEVNLIGNFSVSSRFAARLSEIDPIAEERGVIINTASVAAYEGQIGQVAYAASKGGVVAMTLPMARDLASLSIRVVTIAPGLFWTPMLAALPQEAQDSLGSQVPFPARLGQPQEYAQLVESIVRNPMLNGETIRLDGAIRMAPR
- a CDS encoding isocitrate lyase/PEP mutase family protein; the encoded protein is MKAQLSLREMLASPQLTLAPLVFNAMSALLAQRAGFGAAYVGGAALGYFRGATEAALGQHDFVEVGLEIRIASKIPLIMDGGCGWGDPVHMRRVVRMAEAAGYNAIEIEDQVVPKRVHHHIGVEHLVPMEVMSAKIAEAARMRTNPDFLIIARTNAVRTDMDDALRRCDAYARAGADVLFPLASQPDELRTLGTRTSLPLMLMVHPHQSFEQMGLTHNELVELNYRLLVDGITPFADLYHALVESYERLQFSIPNAAAVTSAMNSANELVDLSDMLDVERRTTESGSVQY